One window of the Amycolatopsis mediterranei genome contains the following:
- a CDS encoding YbaB/EbfC family nucleoid-associated protein, translated as MPGEFEQLVAEYERFQAGVRHVDDRFAGLGAMQQQLTGLRASAASADGGVTVVTGPGGAVLDVELTEAALAKGPHALSATLLATLREGSSTAC; from the coding sequence ATGCCGGGCGAGTTCGAGCAGCTGGTCGCCGAATACGAGCGGTTCCAGGCGGGCGTCCGCCACGTCGACGACCGGTTCGCCGGGCTGGGCGCGATGCAGCAGCAGCTGACCGGGCTGCGGGCGAGCGCCGCGTCGGCGGACGGGGGCGTCACCGTCGTGACCGGGCCCGGCGGTGCCGTCCTGGACGTCGAGCTCACCGAGGCCGCGCTGGCCAAGGGCCCGCACGCCCTGTCGGCCACCTTGCTGGCGACGCTGCGGGAGGGCAGCTCAACAGCATGCTGA